The Humulus lupulus chromosome 3, drHumLupu1.1, whole genome shotgun sequence genome window below encodes:
- the LOC133825822 gene encoding uncharacterized protein LOC133825822, with translation MAQQLHPELTDFKNAHAKDIINTSLSRYCLFHKDHGHTIAECHNLHNQIQALMRSGRLSQYIKEAGRPGTSRHNPASAPTPQASDLVHTSSASPQEPLKQVPMIHGIVELTENQEHVTKIHKRMEERLKRCKSLGHTVNLVTSEDRSYPASAIAFTDDDLKGVHLPHDDPLVI, from the exons ATGGCTCAGCAATTACATCCAGAGTTAACAGATTTCAAAAACGCCCA TGCTAAGGATATCATTAATACCTCCCTAAGCAGGTACTGCCTCTTCCATAAAGATCACGGCCATACGATCGCTGAATGCCACAACCTGCACAATCAGATCCAAGCCCTCATGAGAAGTGGAAGGCTTTCCCAATACATTAAAGAGGCAGGCAGACCCGGCACCTCGCGGCATAATCCTGCTTCTGCCCCAACACCACAAGCGTCAGATCTCGTGCACACATCCTCTGCTAGCCCTCAAGAGCCTCTTAAGCAAGTCCCTATGATACATGGGATTGTGGAACTTACTGAGAACCAAGAACATGTCACCAAAATCCATAAGAGGATGGAGGAACGGCTGAAGCGATGCAAATCATTAGGCCACACAGTCAATCTTGTCACTTCAGAGGACAGAAGTTATCCAGCCTCTGCAATCGCCTTTACCGACGATGACCTGAAAGGAGTTCACCTACCTCATGACGATCCACTCGTCATTTAA